A single genomic interval of uncultured Desulfobacter sp. harbors:
- a CDS encoding PEP/pyruvate-binding domain-containing protein, translating into MDNITKNIKAGLENSQTSGFQVRNILFVSAPYHLPGLKVDIHPSPWEITHAVSMKEAADLLRKTAFDLLFIEIETLDDRTGITVQYLKSLCPGLRVIFLVQPGCCKVQPQVEDADHIFIWSRTPEIFHAMVRFMEDRRCQDTSRRAVLLVEDSREYASFFLPAIYKGIDAAFPGAKLVLARSHEAAMERFRELGSRLYCVLSDTRLPFQGKEAPEAGIDILSTIHREMPDLPIMLMSAESANKKMAQGISVPFLDKNCNQLDRDLHEFFCSLTADHPAQEKKTDPKDQYPVQTSPAGFTRIGRGSIGGKARGLAFLAQTLDRRPDLGTAYPEMAVNIPEALVFCTDIFDDFVRDNGLAKLTGRPLAELVQAFIDAPLPQEVIRHLETYLAANCAPLVVRSSSLLEDAVNHPCAGLHKTYMIPNNHADSDIRLSHLATAVKLVYASAYYKKAQAFVRSTTAPPFRDSMAVMIQKVAGSQYGDFFYPAISGTAHSLNFYPAANTKADEGVLNLALGLGRTLAQGEQSLRISPKHPQATPQFCGTRDFLEKTQNSFYALRMKGYPETLRFGICSNLERRDLAQALEEAPVKALTSTYVPVEDRIRDTWYCKGPKVLTFAQVLKYGTPPLTAQVNDIMTTLAHEAGGPIELEFTADLPEKSGEPWKISLLQVRPMFSPRDTSLITKKDLDEAVCVSTSALGNCTLDCIRDIVYVNPETFEGGKTSDMAQQISRINADLAKNNRRFLLAGPGRWGSSDPWLGIPVDWQQISGAGAIVEIRDGTIHADASKGSHFFNTITSQGVPYITVNPGNADHIDLEHLAGCRTVRDEGFIRHMRLKRPLLIKVDGKHSRSVIINSGKTDNHIHHE; encoded by the coding sequence ATGGATAACATTACCAAAAACATAAAAGCCGGTCTTGAAAACTCACAGACCTCCGGTTTTCAGGTCAGGAATATCCTCTTTGTTTCCGCTCCCTATCATTTGCCGGGACTGAAAGTGGATATCCACCCATCTCCTTGGGAGATCACCCACGCTGTTTCCATGAAAGAGGCTGCCGACCTGCTCCGCAAGACGGCTTTTGATCTCCTTTTCATTGAAATTGAGACCTTGGATGACAGAACAGGCATAACGGTACAGTATCTCAAGTCCCTTTGTCCCGGCCTCCGGGTAATCTTTCTGGTGCAGCCGGGCTGTTGCAAAGTCCAGCCACAGGTAGAAGATGCGGACCACATTTTTATTTGGTCCAGGACACCTGAAATTTTTCATGCCATGGTCCGCTTTATGGAAGACCGGCGCTGCCAGGACACTTCCCGCCGTGCAGTTCTCCTGGTGGAAGACAGTCGTGAATACGCCTCGTTTTTTCTTCCAGCAATATATAAAGGAATAGATGCCGCATTCCCCGGTGCCAAACTTGTCCTAGCCAGGTCCCATGAGGCTGCCATGGAGCGGTTCCGCGAATTGGGAAGCCGCCTTTACTGTGTTCTTTCCGATACCCGGCTCCCTTTTCAAGGAAAAGAGGCACCCGAGGCCGGCATTGACATTTTGTCAACCATTCACAGGGAAATGCCCGACCTTCCCATCATGCTCATGAGTGCGGAAAGTGCAAACAAAAAAATGGCCCAAGGCATCTCAGTCCCCTTTCTGGATAAAAATTGCAACCAGCTGGACCGGGACCTCCATGAGTTTTTCTGCAGCCTGACAGCAGACCACCCGGCTCAGGAGAAAAAAACCGACCCCAAAGACCAGTATCCTGTTCAAACAAGCCCTGCCGGGTTTACCAGAATCGGACGCGGGTCCATTGGGGGTAAAGCCAGGGGGCTGGCATTTTTAGCCCAGACTCTTGACCGCCGCCCCGACCTTGGAACGGCTTATCCGGAAATGGCCGTCAACATCCCTGAGGCCCTGGTCTTCTGCACAGACATTTTTGACGACTTTGTCCGTGACAACGGCCTGGCCAAATTAACCGGACGCCCCTTGGCGGAATTGGTTCAGGCGTTCATCGACGCGCCCCTGCCCCAGGAGGTTATCCGGCATTTAGAAACCTATCTGGCAGCGAACTGTGCCCCCTTGGTCGTGCGCTCCTCCAGCCTTCTGGAAGATGCCGTCAACCATCCCTGCGCCGGGTTGCACAAAACCTATATGATCCCCAACAACCATGCCGACTCTGACATCCGGTTATCTCACCTTGCCACCGCAGTCAAGCTGGTCTATGCCTCGGCATACTATAAAAAAGCTCAGGCCTTTGTGCGCAGTACAACAGCGCCCCCCTTCAGGGACAGCATGGCCGTTATGATCCAGAAAGTCGCCGGCAGCCAATACGGAGATTTTTTCTACCCAGCCATTTCGGGTACGGCCCATTCCCTGAATTTTTATCCTGCGGCCAATACTAAAGCCGATGAGGGTGTCCTGAACCTGGCACTGGGTTTAGGGCGCACCCTGGCCCAGGGGGAGCAGAGTCTCAGAATTTCCCCCAAACATCCCCAGGCCACGCCCCAATTTTGCGGAACCCGGGATTTTCTGGAAAAAACACAAAACAGCTTTTATGCACTTAGAATGAAAGGCTACCCGGAGACCCTGCGTTTCGGCATTTGTTCCAACCTGGAACGCCGGGACCTGGCCCAGGCTTTAGAAGAGGCCCCGGTCAAAGCCCTGACCTCAACCTATGTGCCTGTCGAAGATCGAATCCGGGATACCTGGTACTGCAAAGGCCCCAAAGTCCTCACCTTTGCCCAGGTTCTGAAATACGGAACACCACCCCTTACCGCCCAGGTAAACGATATCATGACGACGTTGGCTCATGAGGCCGGCGGTCCAATAGAATTGGAGTTTACCGCCGATCTCCCTGAAAAATCAGGCGAACCCTGGAAAATTTCCCTGCTCCAGGTCCGGCCCATGTTCAGTCCACGGGACACCAGCCTGATCACCAAAAAAGATCTTGACGAAGCCGTCTGCGTCTCCACCTCGGCCCTGGGGAACTGCACCTTAGACTGCATCCGGGATATCGTCTATGTCAACCCGGAGACTTTTGAGGGGGGCAAAACCTCGGATATGGCACAGCAGATCAGCCGTATCAATGCGGACCTGGCCAAAAACAACCGCCGGTTTTTGTTGGCCGGGCCGGGGCGATGGGGATCATCGGATCCCTGGCTGGGAATACCTGTGGACTGGCAGCAAATCTCCGGCGCCGGTGCCATCGTGGAAATCCGAGACGGTACCATCCATGCCGATGCCTCCAAAGGCTCCCATTTTTTTAACACTATCACGTCCCAGGGCGTTCCCTATATTACCGTGAATCCGGGGAATGCAGACCACATCGACCTGGAACACCTGGCCGGCTGCCGCACTGTCCGGGACGAGGGTTTCATCCGCCACATGCGCCTGAAACGCCCCCTGCTGATTAAAGTCGATGGAAAACATTCCCGCAGTGTCATCATCAACTCCGGAAAAACAGACAATCACATACATCATGAATGA
- a CDS encoding abortive infection family protein, with product MTVAIFDRGCLIFNFFNQFGLNEHTKIIWKVEEYGRSFPSRWAYAEDKLRELNDTYQMSNVVLSAVDPRHYLGTEFDVLKAIEHVNQFLEYDNHVVVQNGRRWILKKLSAPDINLEHPYNESKEITHIFIDEQIEKCNNKLVNDDYDGAITNARSLIEAVLSSIEADFDSMPQKYDGDLPKLYKRVQKHLKLSPGEEGLANNLRQILSGLTSIVSGLASLRNSMGDAHVIKYKPSEHHARLAVNAAKALCKFLFDTKEYQSPKNA from the coding sequence TTGACTGTTGCAATTTTTGACAGGGGATGTTTAATTTTCAATTTTTTTAACCAATTTGGATTAAACGAACATACTAAGATTATATGGAAGGTCGAAGAATATGGAAGGTCATTCCCTTCTCGTTGGGCATATGCTGAAGACAAACTAAGAGAACTCAATGATACGTATCAAATGTCAAACGTTGTTTTAAGTGCTGTTGATCCAAGGCATTACCTTGGTACTGAATTTGATGTTTTAAAAGCGATAGAACATGTCAATCAATTTTTAGAATATGATAATCATGTGGTTGTTCAAAATGGTAGAAGATGGATACTAAAAAAATTAAGTGCACCAGATATAAATCTTGAACATCCATATAATGAATCGAAAGAAATAACGCATATTTTTATCGATGAGCAAATAGAAAAATGTAATAACAAACTGGTAAATGATGATTATGATGGTGCTATCACAAATGCAAGGTCTTTGATTGAGGCTGTCCTTTCTTCAATTGAGGCAGATTTTGATTCAATGCCTCAAAAATACGATGGTGATTTACCCAAACTTTACAAACGTGTTCAAAAACACCTTAAATTAAGTCCAGGAGAAGAGGGTTTGGCTAATAACTTAAGGCAAATATTATCAGGTTTAACAAGTATTGTTTCGGGGTTAGCATCGTTGCGTAATTCAATGGGTGATGCGCATGTAATTAAATACAAACCATCTGAGCATCATGCCCGGTTAGCTGTAAATGCTGCAAAAGCATTATGCAAGTTTCTTTTTGATACAAAAGAATATCAAAGCCCAAAAAATGCCTGA
- a CDS encoding type II toxin-antitoxin system HicB family antitoxin, which yields MPDYHINIFYSEDDSGYIADIPDLQACSAFGETPDEALREVQKAKKLWLEAARTEGKPIPPPEYRPIIYQIA from the coding sequence ATGCCTGATTATCATATTAACATTTTTTACTCAGAAGATGATAGCGGATATATCGCCGATATTCCTGATCTTCAGGCATGTTCCGCATTCGGCGAGACTCCGGACGAAGCATTGCGGGAGGTCCAAAAAGCCAAGAAATTATGGTTGGAGGCTGCACGAACTGAGGGTAAGCCAATTCCGCCGCCGGAATATCGTCCGATTATCTATCAAATTGCGTGA
- a CDS encoding NAD-glutamate dehydrogenase domain-containing protein, which produces MSNLLPDISHAPHIIDRADALNLNIRILYEAVIDLSAQGLITAHCINLAAGILLNDLGLPSYFFENITKDSLKQILSSITSSIAIQDDRVVLVGRVAHIDFDLGQGSEVQRVRIATRETRDAMEKFMETMISGHRREYYYSRENEYYTYIFRPETVNDFTKHEFKASPFLFNLAGDYTATPEPTRMRYEKFLRDCKASVTPLVKAFNLPATAETRIMFNSNFATPQIPTFRQLLKDHGFTLMRAYWEPYWDDTDVPTSICSLYIRGEISRTRETELTRDIQDFLAFNVGPVTNLYVEKKLTYQEMLFTGNAIDFARIFIFSENKAQSDSAIMSRLDDRACEEAFADRIHKAARAAFDTRTIEAEVTARPGLLKALYELFAQRFDPALTPLQSATDQTELLETFHRMCRTRLTEHPTALQIFRFMVKLVTNCQKTNFYTPGKRAYSFRMDSDILDPLVYNRPVYGIFFINGHYAAGIHMRSADIARGGLRLVTSGPASHKRQMENAALLSFILGPRDRRLKHKDICEDGAAGVIVLHPVYGEYPKDAVLDFTEGILDLTLPNENVVDYYGQPEILFFEPDRGTAGLMDTVALRAKERGYTHWRTIATEKGCGIRHDNFGYLNSGKLFSILPAGDGLTDLQINGKSQLATQDLEKIRKEISGKIKTMGMTTTGMMAAFRTLINHDNAREKDLNLMVIGGPGGRLGGNELLCYQGRICLAIDNEGLLFDPAGLDPGELEKLALSARSGIAAGTLAFPSDMLSPGGFKVPATAARTFLPDGTVIEKSALFHRDFLFNPEMRAYLRRANIRACLPCGGFKEGVTDSTITSFLGNFKELEFIVEGAGLFFDNDARRHIATNTCIRHLKETTANKGGVFSSVMAEVLPGFLLGDQYETALLEDSKVCGDLVREILSLVETHAAAETKILIHRCKADPHIPLFAQSDKAGEEILTLQDIFRTRLNTILKQKTLVWKILTAYIPKTLVKLMGKKRITEILNTDTMQEYRDAIITKRLAVTAFYRFGLEWENFMAALEKDFTGTVAELAAPAMAPQQEASL; this is translated from the coding sequence ATGTCCAACCTGTTGCCCGACATCAGCCATGCCCCCCATATCATTGATCGCGCCGACGCACTCAACCTCAACATCAGGATTCTCTACGAAGCGGTCATCGACCTTTCCGCCCAGGGCCTGATTACGGCCCATTGTATCAATCTGGCCGCAGGTATCCTGCTCAATGACCTGGGGCTTCCCAGCTATTTTTTTGAAAACATCACCAAAGATTCCCTCAAGCAGATCCTTTCTTCCATCACCTCCAGCATTGCCATCCAGGATGACCGGGTGGTTCTGGTGGGCCGGGTGGCCCACATCGACTTTGACCTGGGGCAAGGCAGTGAGGTCCAGCGGGTACGCATCGCCACCCGGGAAACCCGGGACGCCATGGAAAAATTTATGGAAACCATGATATCCGGCCACCGCAGGGAATATTACTACAGCCGGGAAAATGAATACTACACCTATATCTTCCGGCCGGAAACCGTAAACGATTTCACCAAACATGAATTCAAGGCGTCTCCGTTTCTTTTCAACCTTGCAGGCGATTATACCGCAACCCCCGAACCCACCCGCATGCGGTATGAAAAATTTCTAAGGGACTGCAAGGCATCGGTGACCCCCTTGGTGAAAGCCTTCAATCTGCCGGCCACCGCAGAAACCCGGATCATGTTCAACTCGAATTTTGCCACCCCCCAAATCCCCACCTTCCGGCAGTTGCTCAAGGACCACGGCTTCACCCTCATGCGGGCCTATTGGGAGCCCTATTGGGACGACACCGATGTGCCCACGTCCATTTGTTCCCTCTATATCCGGGGAGAAATTTCACGGACCCGGGAAACGGAACTAACCCGGGACATTCAGGATTTCCTGGCCTTTAACGTGGGCCCTGTCACGAACCTTTACGTAGAAAAAAAACTGACCTACCAGGAAATGCTTTTTACCGGTAATGCCATTGACTTTGCCCGGATATTCATCTTCTCCGAGAACAAGGCCCAAAGCGATTCTGCCATCATGTCCCGCCTGGATGACAGGGCTTGTGAAGAGGCCTTTGCCGACCGGATCCACAAGGCTGCCCGGGCCGCCTTTGACACCCGGACCATCGAAGCCGAGGTAACGGCCCGCCCCGGCCTGCTCAAAGCCTTATATGAATTATTCGCCCAACGCTTTGACCCGGCCCTGACCCCCCTTCAATCGGCGACGGACCAGACGGAACTACTTGAGACGTTCCACCGGATGTGCCGGACCCGTCTCACAGAACACCCCACGGCCCTGCAGATTTTCCGGTTCATGGTGAAACTTGTGACCAACTGCCAAAAAACCAATTTTTACACCCCGGGCAAACGGGCCTACAGCTTCCGTATGGATAGCGACATCCTGGACCCCCTGGTATACAACCGGCCGGTCTATGGGATTTTCTTTATTAACGGCCACTATGCCGCAGGCATCCACATGCGCTCCGCTGACATTGCCCGGGGCGGTCTGCGTCTGGTAACAAGCGGTCCGGCGTCCCACAAAAGGCAGATGGAAAATGCGGCCCTGCTCAGCTTTATCCTGGGCCCCCGGGACCGCCGGCTCAAGCATAAGGATATCTGTGAAGACGGCGCTGCAGGCGTAATCGTTCTCCACCCGGTCTACGGGGAATACCCTAAGGATGCTGTACTGGATTTCACCGAAGGCATCCTGGATCTCACGCTCCCCAATGAAAATGTAGTGGATTATTACGGCCAACCTGAAATACTCTTTTTCGAACCGGACCGGGGCACGGCAGGCCTTATGGATACTGTGGCCCTCAGAGCAAAGGAACGGGGCTATACACACTGGCGGACCATTGCCACGGAAAAAGGTTGCGGCATCCGCCACGATAATTTTGGTTATCTTAACAGCGGAAAATTGTTCAGTATTCTGCCGGCCGGGGACGGCCTAACCGATCTGCAAATTAACGGGAAATCCCAGCTGGCCACCCAGGATCTGGAAAAAATCAGGAAAGAAATCAGTGGAAAAATTAAAACCATGGGCATGACCACCACAGGTATGATGGCGGCCTTCCGCACCCTGATTAATCACGATAACGCCCGGGAAAAAGATCTGAATCTCATGGTCATCGGCGGACCTGGCGGCCGGCTGGGGGGCAATGAACTACTCTGCTACCAGGGCCGGATCTGCCTGGCCATAGACAACGAGGGCCTCCTCTTTGACCCGGCCGGCCTGGATCCAGGCGAATTGGAAAAACTAGCTTTAAGCGCCCGCTCCGGCATTGCCGCCGGCACCCTGGCCTTCCCGTCGGACATGCTGTCTCCCGGAGGATTCAAGGTGCCGGCCACAGCCGCGCGCACCTTCCTGCCCGATGGCACCGTGATCGAAAAAAGCGCCCTCTTCCACAGAGACTTCCTCTTTAACCCGGAAATGAGAGCGTACCTCCGCAGGGCCAACATCCGGGCCTGTCTGCCCTGCGGCGGATTCAAGGAAGGTGTCACCGATAGTACCATCACATCCTTTCTGGGAAATTTCAAGGAACTTGAATTCATTGTGGAAGGCGCCGGCCTTTTTTTCGACAACGACGCCCGTCGGCATATTGCCACAAACACCTGCATCCGCCATCTCAAGGAGACCACCGCCAACAAAGGCGGCGTATTCTCCTCGGTCATGGCCGAAGTCCTCCCGGGTTTCCTTCTTGGGGACCAATACGAGACCGCCTTACTTGAGGATTCCAAGGTGTGCGGTGACTTGGTCAGGGAAATCCTAAGCCTTGTCGAAACCCATGCAGCAGCGGAAACAAAGATATTAATCCACCGCTGTAAAGCAGATCCTCACATTCCACTCTTTGCCCAATCGGACAAGGCAGGAGAAGAGATCCTGACCCTTCAGGACATATTCCGAACCAGGCTCAACACCATATTAAAACAGAAAACCCTGGTCTGGAAAATCCTGACGGCTTATATCCCTAAAACCTTAGTCAAATTAATGGGCAAAAAACGAATCACAGAAATCCTAAATACCGACACCATGCAGGAATACCGGGACGCCATCATCACCAAAAGATTGGCGGTTACCGCCTTTTACCGATTCGGCCTGGAATGGGAAAATTTTATGGCAGCGCTGGAAAAAGACTTTACCGGCACAGTGGCCGAACTGGCTGCTCCCGCTATGGCCCCTCAACAGGAGGCATCGCTTTGA
- a CDS encoding GAF domain-containing protein yields the protein METHELHYETITRLTTAISQSKDPEEVAMVTAESVKSAFKAKGCCVFLVNRETKELGLVGSSGLSQEYLEKGPTYFKQAINEAKDAVPIAIYDVMDDPRIEYPEEAKKEGISSLLGVPIISHNKIIGALRVYTAEPWEFSQEDVTVIQAVALICGMAMDMCRMYKGYKTSIEVLKNMRDTSSFNVNKWTPYEGVPASVGQSICDY from the coding sequence ATGGAGACCCACGAACTTCACTACGAAACCATTACCCGTTTGACCACTGCGATTTCCCAGAGTAAAGATCCGGAGGAAGTTGCCATGGTTACCGCCGAAAGTGTGAAAAGCGCGTTCAAAGCCAAGGGTTGCTGTGTTTTTTTGGTCAATAGGGAGACCAAAGAGCTTGGCTTGGTAGGATCTTCCGGTCTGAGTCAGGAATATCTTGAAAAAGGGCCGACTTATTTTAAACAGGCAATCAATGAAGCTAAGGATGCGGTTCCCATTGCGATTTACGATGTCATGGATGATCCCCGGATTGAGTATCCTGAAGAGGCGAAAAAAGAAGGGATCTCCTCGTTGCTGGGTGTGCCCATTATAAGCCATAATAAAATTATCGGTGCATTACGGGTTTACACTGCCGAACCATGGGAATTTTCACAAGAAGATGTTACCGTGATCCAGGCGGTTGCCTTGATATGTGGTATGGCCATGGATATGTGCCGGATGTACAAAGGGTATAAAACCAGCATTGAAGTATTGAAAAACATGAGGGATACGTCAAGTTTCAACGTCAACAAATGGACCCCCTATGAAGGCGTCCCGGCCAGTGTTGGCCAGTCTATTTGCGATTATTAG
- a CDS encoding LuxR C-terminal-related transcriptional regulator, giving the protein MSHTVEQPDIDALVRRNRELEKLEQDHRRMELIFKQQAHKLQERMKEINCLYGISKIMEHAGLSLEETFQQVVNLIPPSWQYPEITCAQLLINDQSFRTGNYKNTFWKQQAKIIAYGEPIGILTVCYLEKRPDMDEGPFLAEERSLINAVAELLGQTSTRKQAEAELRESRRKLKEQNQQLKEKNIALREVMGQLRDEKVDLEKRVLTNVENLLLPLVKKMEEQGSDLDKEYLQLLEKNIAQLTSSFGTKICRLHQRLTPRENEICNMIRTGLGSKEIGKILNLSYRSVETYRNHIRKKLGITNKKINLTSYLSGL; this is encoded by the coding sequence ATGAGTCACACCGTGGAGCAACCAGACATCGATGCCCTGGTCCGCCGCAACCGGGAGCTGGAAAAATTGGAGCAGGACCACCGGCGCATGGAGCTGATCTTCAAGCAACAGGCCCACAAGCTCCAGGAACGTATGAAAGAAATTAACTGCCTGTACGGTATCTCCAAAATTATGGAACATGCCGGGCTCTCTCTGGAAGAAACGTTTCAGCAAGTGGTGAATCTCATTCCCCCCTCCTGGCAGTACCCGGAAATTACATGCGCCCAGCTCCTCATCAACGACCAGAGTTTCCGCACGGGAAATTACAAAAACACCTTCTGGAAACAGCAGGCGAAAATCATTGCCTATGGTGAGCCCATTGGTATCCTTACCGTCTGCTACCTCGAGAAACGGCCCGACATGGACGAGGGCCCCTTTCTGGCCGAAGAACGCTCGCTGATCAATGCGGTGGCCGAACTTCTCGGCCAGACCAGCACGCGGAAGCAGGCGGAAGCCGAACTGCGGGAATCACGGCGCAAGCTCAAGGAACAAAACCAGCAGCTCAAGGAAAAAAATATTGCACTGCGGGAAGTGATGGGCCAACTGCGAGACGAAAAAGTCGACCTGGAAAAGCGGGTTTTGACCAACGTGGAAAATTTGCTGTTGCCCCTGGTCAAAAAAATGGAAGAGCAGGGATCGGATCTGGACAAAGAATACCTGCAACTACTGGAAAAAAACATTGCACAGCTCACCTCTTCATTTGGTACAAAAATCTGTCGACTTCACCAGCGCCTCACCCCCAGGGAAAACGAAATCTGCAATATGATCCGCACCGGTTTAGGCTCCAAGGAAATCGGGAAAATACTCAACCTTTCCTACCGCAGTGTGGAAACCTATAGAAACCATATCCGCAAAAAATTGGGCATCACCAATAAAAAAATCAACCTGACATCCTACCTGTCCGGCCTGTAA
- the gdhA gene encoding NADP-specific glutamate dehydrogenase: MSEELDKIIAKDPDQNEFHQAVKEVIETVKPVLDRNIEYRQAKILERLAEPERTIIFRVPWVDDSGTVQVNRGFRIEMNSAIGPYKGGLRFHPSVNLSILKFLAFEQVFKNALTTLPIGGGKGGSDFDPKGKSDNEVMRFCQSFMSELYRHIGPNTDVPAGDIGVGGREIGYLFGQYKRLTNQFVPVLTGKGLDWGGSLIRPEATGYGSVYFAAEMLATRNGSMEDKTCLVSGSGNVAQYTVEKILDLGGKVVTLSDSAGFIYDATGIDREKLAWIMELKNIKRGRIKEYAEKYPEAVYTETDATLDYNPLWTIEADCAFPSATQNEINGKDASNLIENGVFVVSEGANMPSTPDAVDIFVDHKILYAPGKAANAGGVAVSGLEMSQNAMHLKWSREEVDKRLHGIMKSIHTSCVDACAEYGEKGNYVAGANIAGFTKVVNAMLDQGLV, translated from the coding sequence ATGTCAGAAGAACTGGATAAAATCATAGCCAAAGACCCCGATCAGAACGAATTTCACCAGGCCGTTAAGGAAGTGATCGAAACCGTAAAGCCCGTGCTGGACCGCAACATCGAATACCGCCAGGCCAAAATACTGGAACGTTTGGCCGAGCCTGAACGGACCATTATCTTCCGGGTGCCCTGGGTGGACGACTCCGGAACTGTTCAGGTTAACCGCGGTTTCCGCATCGAAATGAACTCGGCCATAGGTCCTTACAAAGGCGGACTGCGTTTCCACCCTTCGGTAAACCTGTCCATACTCAAGTTCCTGGCATTTGAGCAAGTCTTTAAAAACGCCCTGACCACCTTGCCCATAGGCGGCGGCAAAGGCGGCTCCGACTTTGACCCCAAAGGAAAATCCGACAATGAAGTCATGCGCTTCTGCCAGTCTTTCATGTCCGAACTTTACCGCCACATCGGCCCCAACACCGACGTACCCGCCGGGGACATCGGCGTAGGCGGCAGAGAAATCGGCTATCTTTTCGGACAGTACAAACGACTGACCAATCAATTCGTCCCGGTGCTCACGGGAAAGGGCCTGGACTGGGGCGGCAGCCTCATCCGCCCCGAAGCCACGGGCTACGGTTCGGTCTATTTTGCCGCTGAAATGCTGGCCACCCGCAATGGCAGTATGGAAGACAAAACCTGCCTGGTTTCCGGTTCCGGCAACGTAGCCCAGTACACCGTGGAAAAAATCCTGGATCTGGGGGGGAAGGTGGTCACCCTGTCGGACTCCGCCGGGTTCATCTACGACGCAACAGGCATTGACCGGGAAAAATTAGCCTGGATTATGGAATTGAAAAACATTAAGCGGGGCCGAATCAAGGAATATGCAGAAAAATACCCGGAGGCCGTATACACCGAAACAGATGCGACCCTGGATTACAATCCCTTATGGACCATTGAGGCCGACTGCGCATTCCCCTCTGCCACCCAGAACGAAATCAATGGCAAAGATGCAAGCAACCTCATTGAAAACGGCGTCTTTGTGGTATCCGAAGGGGCCAATATGCCTTCCACCCCGGACGCAGTCGACATTTTTGTGGATCATAAAATCCTCTACGCCCCGGGCAAAGCAGCCAATGCCGGCGGCGTAGCCGTATCCGGCCTGGAAATGTCCCAGAACGCCATGCACCTGAAGTGGAGCCGGGAAGAAGTAGACAAACGATTGCACGGCATTATGAAATCCATACATACATCCTGCGTGGACGCCTGTGCCGAATACGGCGAAAAAGGCAACTACGTGGCCGGGGCCAACATCGCCGGTTTTACCAAGGTGGTCAACGCCATGCTGGATCAGGGTCTTGTATAG